CCGATGGTTATTCGTTCATGCCTTTGCAACAGGTGAGCGGCCACGGTAACACTCAGCAGGCTACGCACTACAGTGCCGTTGATGCGGCTCCGCTGGCGGCCGCTACCAGCTATTATCGTCTCCGGCAAGTAGATGCGAATGGCACTGCCACCTACTCCCCTGTCGCGACAGTAACTGCTGAAGCTGGGTTGGCTCAGGTGAAGCTGGCACTCGTACCGAACCCAGCGCAACATGCTGTGCGGGTGCAGGGCACACAAGCAGGCAACCTACAGCTTCTAGATGGCGCCGGGCGAGTACTACGTACGCAATCTGCGCAGGAACAGGAGTTGGATCTGACCGGTATACAGCCCGGCTTGTACATCGTGCGCGCGGGTGCTCAAACGGCCCGCCTGCAAGTACAGTAGCTAGCTGGTATTAAGCGAAAATACCCAATGCAAGTCCCCTGTTGGCTAGCTCCCTTCCCACAGATGGCTAACGGGTGTAGCTAGGTATGACTAGCTTATTTAAATGGGCGGGGCGATATCGCTATACTTTTCCGCAGCTGAGCCGTAGAACACCGTTCACACCACCTATCTGTTTGCTTACGCATGAACGCCGAGGCCGCCTCCGTCGAGTACTTCGATCTATTCCGCTCCCTCCCTGATAAGTACTTGTTGCTTTCGCCCACGGGTACTGTTTTGGCTCTTAACGATGCTCACGCGGCTTCATCCTTGCCCCAACGTCGACAGGAGGACGTGATTGGCCTTGATTTTTTCGACGTGTGGCCGCCTAATTCGGACACGGAAGGTGACATAGTGCGCCAGTCGCACCAGCAAGTGCGCGACACGCACGCGCCGGCCCCTATGCCGTTGATCCGCTACGATTTGCCACTGCCCACTGGCGGCTACGAACCTAGGTACTGGCAGGCAACGCACTTCCCCGTACTCAGCGCCACGGGCGAGCTGCGCTACATCTTGCAGAAAACAGAGGACGTTACCGAAAAGCACTTGGCAGAGCTGCGTAACCAGCAGATGCAGCGGGAGCTCGCCGAAACCCACGAGCGAGCCCGCTTCATTCTGGAGTCGGTGCCGGCCATGGTCTGGACTGCTACGCCCGACGGGCAGCGCGACTACTTCAATGCTCGTTGGCTCGACTTCACGGGCCTGCCCTTGGCCGAGCAAGTGGGGGAACAGTGGTTTGACAGCCTACACCCTGATGATCGGGCTCCCGTCAGACAGCGCTGGGCCGAGGCTATTGCCACTACCAGCGTCTACCAAGTGGAGTACCGGCTGCGGCGCGCCGATGGCCAGTACCGCTGGGTGCTGATGCGCGGAGTACCGCACCTGAATGAGCAGGGGCAGGTAACGATGTGGGTCGGGGGCGGCACGGATATTCAGGAGCAGAAGCAGCTCGTGCAAGAGCTACTCGAAACGAATGAGCAGCAGGCGGCCCTTTCCGATCAGGCATACCAGGCCTATCAAGAAGCTGAAGGACAGCGCGATGCTTTACGAATGCTATTTGCGGAGGCTCCCGCCATGTTCGCCGTTTTTCGCGGTCCCGAGCACCGCTTCGAGTTCGGTAACCAACGCTACCTAGCCTTGTTCGAAGGCCGCCACGCCAAAGGCATTCCGGTTGCGCAGGCTATTCCGGAGGCAATAGAGCAAGGGTATGTGGAATTACTCGACAGCGTTTACCAAACTGGGCAGCCGATTAGTGGCAATGAGGCACTCCTGCAGCTGCCCGGTGCTGCTGGCGAAGATCCCCGCCGAGTTTACCTGAACTTCTCCTATCAACCGTTTCGCGAGAATGGGCAAGTAGCGGGCGTCACCGCCTTCGCCTATGACGTCACGGATTTGGTACATGCCCGCCAAGCCCTAGAGCAGCGCCGCCACGATGTGGCCTAGCCCATCTTTTACTTTCTGTTTTCTGGCGCTAGCGCTTTTCTCCTAGATGGATCTTACGACCCTAGATTTTCAACAAGCGAAGATCAAGCAGGTACTGTTCAAGTCGCGGCTACGCTCCGTGCTGTATGGCGTGCGCGAGGCCGATGCTACGCTATTTACCGTGCGCGACAACCCGCTTGGGCAATGGCTAGAAGCGGTGCTCAAACCAAAGTACGGGGCCACGCCCGAGGTACGTACCGTGGAGCGCCTGCTCCAGGACACGCTCAGCACGGGCCAGTCGCTAGTACGGCAATACCAACGCGGCCAGATTGAAGAAGCTCGCCAGGGTTTAGCCCAAGTTGAGCGCTGCACCGAGCAGATTGACGAACTGCTGCTACACCTCTCCCAGCGAACGGTAGAGGCAGCCTAGGTCACTTTCACCACAGCTGCCTCTAGCATTAATCATTATCTATTTCAGCTCTAAGGCTACTCATGAGCTATTCTAGGCTCGAAATAGCCGGCTTTTCAGGTGCTGTATTTCTGAAAGTCAACTTGGCTTTGTAGTAGCGCACTGTCCGCGCAATCAGAATGCTGCCTAGGATGGTAGGGGCCATCCAGCCTAAGAGGTTAATCCAACTAGGTGCACCTGCTGGCAGCCACCGCCCTAGGTTTACGACGATAAATGCTGTGGTGGCCGAGATGTAAGAGCCACCCATGCGGGTCAGGTGCCGCAGGAGCCAGGGCATTGGAGCGGCAGCCGTTCCGCGTAGTGCTACCCAGGTATCCTGCCCGGCAAAAAGACAAATCAGCCCGCCGAAAAAGGCAAATAGCACTGCGTGCAGCGCAATCCCAATGCCTACCATCCCGAGGCCAACCAGCGTAGCTACCGTGCTCAGCACCAAGTCGGAGCTAGCTGGTTTGGCGCTGCGTTGGCGCGCCGCGCGCCAACCAGTGAAGCTCAGGTAGAAGCTCAGCACGGCTATACCCGTCAGAAAAAGGCGACTTAGGGTGAGCGGTTGCAGCAGACACAGCAGCACTGCGGTAGCCGCTACCACGAGCATACTATAGACATACACGCGCCCGGCTCGCACGTGCACTGGGCCCCCTTTACGACCAAGCATGGGTATTAATCCCGCCAGCAAGGCTAGGCTCCCGGCGGCAATGTGCAGCCCCAATAACGCGCGTACGGTGGTAGTGGTAGGCGGCAGCGAAAACAGGATGGCATACAGCATGGCGTGACAGCGGAAGCGTGTGGTTGACTGTGAATAGGCTAAAGCTCATCACCTAGCTATCCTTGCGCAACTAAACATAGCCGAAGCGTCGAATGAGGAAGACGAACCGGCACCAGCGGCGGGCCATCCGTACGCGGGGCGTAAGGTACGCTTTGGCACGATACATAGGCTAGCTTCTGCCGCGGCGTGCAGCTAGCTGGATGAAGCCTCGTCTCTTCCAGTACTACCTTCCTATCGTGGTGCCGCCAGAAATTCTTTTCTTTGAGGTTCACTCCCTAGTTCGCTTGCACTATGCCTACTCGCCGAAAGTTCCTCGCTTCTTCCACCAGTCTGGCCTTGCTCGCCGTCGGTAGCCCACTTGAGGCGGCTAGCTTGCCGCCGCTGCCCGCCAAGAAGCCGCTCGTCATTTCCACCTGGGATACGGGCTTGGCGGCCAACCTAGGTGCCTGGAAGGTGCTGAGTAAAGGTGGCCGCGCCCTCGACGCCGTAGAAGCCGGCGTGATGGTGACGGAGGATTCGCAGAATTGCTGTGTGGGGCTAGGTGGCAACCCCGACCGGGAAGGCATCGTGACCCTCGACGCCTGCATCATGGACGATCAATTCAACTGTGGCAGCGTGGCAGCCCTAGAGCGCATCAAGCACCCCATCAGCGTGGCGCGACGCATTATGGAACGGACGCCCCACGTGATGCTGGTGGGAGAAGGCGCGCAGCAGTTTGCTGTGGCGCAAGGCTTTCCGCTCGAATCTCCGAAGCTCAGCCCCGACGCCGAAAAAGCGTACCGGGAATGGCTCAAAACTAGCGAGTACAAGCCTGTTGTCAACATCGAGAATACGGGCAACAAGAAGGCGGTAGGCCCCGTGGGCGGTGCCAATAATCACGATACCATTGCAATGCTTGCCCAGGATGCGCAGGGCAACCTCAGCGGCAGCTGCACCACCAGCGGCATGGGTTTCAAGATGCGCGGCCGCCTCGGCGACTCTCCCCTCATTGGCTCGGGCTTGTTCGTCGATAATGCCGTGGGAGCCGCGGCTGCCACCGGGCAGGGCGAAGACGTTATCCGCATTGCTGGCTCACACACCGTAGTGGAACTCATGCGCCAAGGCCTTTCCCCCAAAGCCGCCTGCAAAGCCGCCGTAGAGCGCATCGCTAAGGTCAAAGGGGCCAAAGCTCGCGACATCCAAGTGTGCTTCATTGCGGTAAATACCCAGGGTCAGCATGGCGCCTATGCTCTGCAAAAGGGCTTCAGCTATGCCGTGTGCGATCAAACCAACCAGCAGCAACTCATCCAAAGCGAATACTTGCTCTCGTGAAGCGCGTCCTGGAAATCTGCGCCAACTCGGTGCAGTCGGCCCGAGCGGCGCAGACGGGCGGCGCCCAACGGATTGAACTATGCCAAAACCTGGAACAGGGAGGCATCACGCCTTCTCATGGTCTGATTCAGCGGGTGCAGGAGGCGCTTTCCATCCCGGCATTCGTCCTGATTCGGCCGCGGCCCGGCAGCTTCTGCTATGATGCCGATGAGCAAGCCATTATGCTGGCCGACATTACGGCGTGCCGCAACCTAGGCTGCGCGGGCGTGGTACTCGGCGCCCTCGATGCAGCCGGGCAGGTGGACGTGGCGTGCTGCCAGATGCTTATGGCGGCGGCGGGCTCCATGCAGGTTACTTTTCACCGCGCTTTCGATGCCTGCGCCGACCAGGCGCTTGCCTTGGAAACCATCATTGCCCTAGGTTGCCACCGTCTTCTTACTTCGGGGGGGCAGCCCTCGGCCGTGGCCGGGCAAGAGCAGCTAGCCCTACTCGTCCGGCAGGCCGCCGGCCGTATTAGTATCATGCCCGGCGCAGGAATTACCCCTAACAACATCCGACCACTGGCCGAGTACACGGGGGCCACCGAGTTTCATACCAGTGCGAAGCGGCAAGTCGTAAGTACGGCCGCAGCCGTGCCCACTGAGTTCGACACGACACTACCTGTATCGGACGCTACTATCGTGGCAGAGCTAGTGGCGCAGCTGCATTTTTAGCCATCCGATAGGGCAGCTTTTCCCGACGGCAGCTAGATAGCATCTGGTTCGTTCTCACCTGCCGCTATCGATTAGCTGGTCTCCTATTTCTGCTGGCCGGAGCAGGCTATTAGCCAATCTATTATCTTTTGCGCAGCACCCGTCCAGACCGCCTTCTCGCCATGCCCTTCCCTACCACTTTCGTTGAGCACTTTCTGCAGCAAACGCCTTTTGTTTTCTTCGTGTATGATGTGGCCTCGCAGCGCGTGACGTACATCAACTCGGCTTACGAACGCTTGCTCAACGGACACAGCGACCAGGTGAATGAAGAACTTGCGGACCTAATTGCCCGGGTGCACCCCGATGACTACGAGCATGCCGCTGACTGCTGGCAGCGCTGGCAGGCCGGACGCCTACACGAAGCTTTCGAATTACACTTGCTCACGCTCGATGGCTCTGACCAGTGGCTCTCCATCACCCCTTACTTATTCACTGATGCCGAACCGGGCTTGCAACTAGGTGGCTTGGTCCAGGACATCACCGTCACCAAAGTCGCCATGTGGCATGCGGATAAGTACAACTCTAAGAAAAACACAACCTTAGAAATTCTTTCCCACGACCTAGCTGGTCCGCTGGCGATGCTGCAGCAGATGAGTGATTATATTCAGGAGGCCGCGGCGCCGTTGCAAAACGCTGAACTGACGAGCATGATTGAGCACATGCGGGTGCTTTGTAGGGATAGTGTTAACCTGATTCATGACTTTGTAGATCATGAATTTCTGGATTCTGTCAACGTCGAGCTCAAGCGTGAACGGGTCGACCTCGTAGAGAAGCTGCGCTTGATTATGGAGGAGTACCAGGCATCGGCGCCAGCGCTGCACAAGCACTTTGTCTTTGAGGCCAAGGTAGCCCCCCTTTACCTCGAAATTGATCAGAACAAGCTCATGCAGGCCATCGGTAATCTGCTTTCTAACTCACTAAAATTCACTCCTGATGGGGGTACCATCACGTTGCGTGTGGAGCAGCAGCAAGGGCTAGCTATTGTGACAGTGGCTGACACGGGTATTGGCATCCCGCAATCCGTACAGGCAGGGTTATTTGAGAAATTTACCCACGCTCGGCGCCCCGGTTTGCGCGGAGAACGTAGCACCGGCCTCGGCATGTCCATCATCAAATCTATTGTGGAACTACACCAAGGTCGCATCTACTTCCATAGCCAAGAAGGAGAAGGAACCGTTTTTACCGTTGAGCTACCGCTACTCGATGAGCAAGTGAATACACCACTTGGATAGAAGAAGCATAATAGCTAGTCATAGCTGAGCCTGAAATTAGATAGGCCGTTTAGTAATCACCCCCTCCATTCTGCCTTAGGCTCGATTGCTAAGTCTAAGCGATTAGCCGTGACTAGGCCTCTGGGTTGCCGGTTCGCAAAGCCAATGGCTCGGCAGCAAAGCGCATAGCCTGCACCTGGGTCCAACTTAGCTCACCTGCTACGTAGCGTGCAAATAGCCTAGTTACGTAAGCTGATATCTTGTTGTAGCGCGCTGGGTTAGCCGCCTGCATCTGCTGCAACACGTAAGCCCGCTGCTCCGAAGTTTGAGCATTAGGACCATACTTAGGATCGTAATTCATCGATTCACGAGCTAGAGGAACCACAATCAGAGTTTTTAATAACATTAAATATGTAATATATATGGCATCGTATTTGTCTTACCTAGCCCAGAAGCACGATCTCAGGTGCTTGGTATGGTAAGTAAAAGCCTCAGCTTCTTGGCTGAGGCTTTTCTGCTGTTTGGCTACAGCTAAAAGCTAGGCAAGCGTAACATAGTAGGCAATGCAGCGAATGCAGAACCCAAATCACCTACTAGCAGACCACCTACCAGGACAGCTGCTCCAGTCAACAAAGCGTATTGTCCTACCTCCCCAGAGATGAACTCGCCATCAATGGTATAATAGCCACAGGGACTCTCGAACGAATAATTCAACTTGGCAGGTACAATCTGGTTCATGGCTGATGGGCAACGTAGGCGGTTCCACTATCTAAAAGTACTATTCTGCGTAGCTGAGTGAAAGGCGATAAACCTCAGAAATGTGACTAGCAGCTTTGAAGGATATTATAACATATTACTTATTATATATTATCTAAATAGCCGCCCTACCCACTTTGCACAAAAAAAGCGTGCATAAAACAAAGCCGATTGTGACTAGCTATCTAGAGCAGCAATGGCCTTGATAAGTGATAAACGAAGCTATTGCTTACCATACTATCAGATTCCTAGACGATTGAAGCGGGTGGCTCGCTGAATAATTCACTGGCTAGGGGTATCTATTAAGGCGTAGCAAACTAGCTTGTGTGTCGCCTTCAGCTCAACACTGTCTGATGTAGCCAAAAGTAGTTCCCTTCATAAAAACCGTCGCTCGAGAAGGATATTCCGAAAGGCGAGGTAAATCTTCAGCGTCTGGACTACTGAGAAGAGCCATAACTAACGTTTGTTAGCTAGTGTTTTACAACATTTGACATACAAATAGTCTTTGTATATTAAGTAACAATGGTGTCCACTTCGGTTATCATTACAAGTACCAACGCTTATCTTGATATTGGCTAGGCAGTTGAAATGACCAGACTTCTTTGTTCGCTAAAGTGCTTCTCTTCCTCAAAAGTCTATAAAAAGCTGAGCTAGGTTGCCTAAAAATAGAGTTGTGCTTTGTGGCGCGACTAGCACCTCTGCCCACGTTGGCTTTATAGTGTGTTACTGGGCAAAAGAGCTGAAAATTACAACCAGCTGACCAGGACTTTCCAGACCATGATCGGAGATACTTCATCCACAGTTAACAACAAGTAGTATACTTACAACATATTTTAGTGCTTGCTTTACCAAAGCGCTGCCCCTTGGCTCACAGCTGAGCCAGGCGCTTCAGCAAGTGCCGTCTTCATAACCGCTGGTTATTTTCAAGGCGCAGCGTCGACAAGCAAAGTACCTTTTGCGCTTGTCTGCCTTCATTTCCGCCGCTCTTTCCCTCCCTCACGAATAAGCAGTCGTACTACTTGCTCGCGATTACCGAATCTTTCTCACTTCGAACGGGACTCATTATGAATCAGACGTCTGCTCCTACCATACCCATCAGTAGCCTTCTACAATCGCGGCCTTCGGCTACCGAACCAGGGATTCCCCGCATCATTCACCAGACGTTTATGTCCAAAAAGTTGCCGGCTGAATTGCAGGAAAACGTGGACAATCTCAAGCGACTGAATCCGGGATGGGCGCACCGCCTCTACGATGATGACGATATCACAGCTTTCATCCTCGACCAGTATGGGCCAGAAGTTTTGCGCTACTACGAACGAATCAACCCGCACTACGGAGCGGCCCGGGCCGATTTGTTTCGCTACTTGCTGGTGTATCGCTACGGCGGAGTATACCTAGACATCAAGAGCACTTGCACGGCTCCACTCGATAAGTTCCTGCAGCCTGACGATCAGTATGTTTTGGCGCACTGGCGCAACAAGCCGGGAGAATCGCACGATGGGTTTGGCAAATCGGATGAAGTAGCTCATATCGATGGGGGTGAATACCAGCAGTGGCATGTTGTAGCAGCACCCGGCCATCCTTTCCTGAAAGCGGTGCTCGAAACAGTACTGCACAACATCGACCAATACCGTCCTTGGCGGCAGGGCACCGGCGGAATTGGTGTGCTACGGCTCACCGGACCGCTGGCTTACACGCTGGCTATTCATCCACTGTTGGCAACGGCACCTCACCGCATCGTTTCCAACGAAGCAGACCTAGGTTTGCAGTACTCCGTTTATAAAAACGGGTCGCACCGGACCGTGTATAAAAAGAACTATGGCCGACTAACAGAATCCATCGTGTACTTAGATCGGACCGATAAGGTATGGGCTAGCCTGTATAGTGTAGCGAAGAGAAGCAAACATCTGCTGTTTGGGCAATAACCTCTAGTTTCCCTTTCTCCTACTTCCTTAAAGAGTAAGAAATCTCGCTGCACAGTTAGTGGAGAGGGTTTTTCTGTGGCGCTGTAGAACTTACGCTCTATAGTCGATTGAGGTAATGTCGCCCGGGGTAGGCGACAACAAAGCCGGGCTAGGGTCAAGAAGCTAGGCTGTCTTACCGAGCCGCGCGCTTTCTGAAGTGACTTCAAAAAAGCCCCGGCATCGTCGGGGCCTTTTCACGAAATAGTTCGCTTTAAAACGTTACCTCTACTTCGGAAAAGCCTATATACTGTCATCCGCATCAGAAAACACAATGGTCGAGACCGTCGAAGAAAACGCCATTCTTTCTGACTACCCATTATCGTCACTGATTCAGGTGCCGGTATACGTGGTAAAAGCCCTAACCTTTTGGTAGGGCTTTCCTGTTTCTTGACTGTGTGGTGAACCGCTCGCCCAACTACGAAAGTGCAAGTTGTTGCCGAAAGTGCAGCTGCAGTACGTGATTAATCTTCTCTTCCGTCAAGGGCTTACTAACCAGCCCATCAATTTGTAGCTCATCCAATCGCAATAAGTCCCGACTGTCCATAGCCGTGGTCAACATGATTACCACGGTGGGCTGCGCCTGTTCTTGTCGCTGCGGCTGATAGGCCTCTAAAAATTGCATTCCGCTCATCCCAGGCATACGCACATCCAGCAACAGTAAGGAAGGAGACGTCATATTCTCCTGGCCTAGCCACGTCAGTGCTTCGTAACCCGATTCCGCCGTGTGCAAGTGTTCAGCCACGCGCATACGCTCTAGTAGGCGTCTGTTGAGGAAGTTACCGGCTACGTCATCGTCGACGAGCAGCACACTGGGTAGTTTTTTCATGCGGGAAAGAATAGACTTTTCTGCAGTCATTATGGATCATACGACTGCAGTAGGATGACAAAGGCCATGCCAGCCGCCAAGAAATTACATGCGCGTATAGAGGTACTCCCTGCTACCTCCGCTTTAGATTACACCGAAAGCAGCAGTTCCCATCCTAGATCCTGCATTCACCAGGACCGGTTGAAAGCGAACGGACCTATGAAGCCTTGCTTCTCCAAGACGCGCAGTAGTACCATTAAGAAATGGGTCTACCTATCCGCTCTGTTTCGGCGGGGTATATGCGCAAATAGGCTCCCACTAAGGTTTGTGCGTACCTGAACTGCCGTGCTGACGCAAGTGCGTTGGGTATAGTAGAACCTGCCATCAGTCTGCCTGTTTGCGCTAGGCAAGACTTAATGGAGCTTATGGCGCTCAACGAAAGCCACAATCATTAAGGGCTACGCGCACGGTTACAGCCGCGGCCCTAACCGAGGGACGGCACAGAAAAACCAGGAATACTGAAGTACTTTTCCGTTGTTAGCAGACCACCGGAGGCTCAGATACATGCTCCACCATGACAGGCGAAGAAAACTTCTGCTCGTGCGCTAAGCCATGCTTTTCTATGCG
This Hymenobacter sp. GOD-10R DNA region includes the following protein-coding sequences:
- a CDS encoding PAS domain-containing protein — translated: MNAEAASVEYFDLFRSLPDKYLLLSPTGTVLALNDAHAASSLPQRRQEDVIGLDFFDVWPPNSDTEGDIVRQSHQQVRDTHAPAPMPLIRYDLPLPTGGYEPRYWQATHFPVLSATGELRYILQKTEDVTEKHLAELRNQQMQRELAETHERARFILESVPAMVWTATPDGQRDYFNARWLDFTGLPLAEQVGEQWFDSLHPDDRAPVRQRWAEAIATTSVYQVEYRLRRADGQYRWVLMRGVPHLNEQGQVTMWVGGGTDIQEQKQLVQELLETNEQQAALSDQAYQAYQEAEGQRDALRMLFAEAPAMFAVFRGPEHRFEFGNQRYLALFEGRHAKGIPVAQAIPEAIEQGYVELLDSVYQTGQPISGNEALLQLPGAAGEDPRRVYLNFSYQPFRENGQVAGVTAFAYDVTDLVHARQALEQRRHDVA
- a CDS encoding DUF2306 domain-containing protein gives rise to the protein MLYAILFSLPPTTTTVRALLGLHIAAGSLALLAGLIPMLGRKGGPVHVRAGRVYVYSMLVVAATAVLLCLLQPLTLSRLFLTGIAVLSFYLSFTGWRAARQRSAKPASSDLVLSTVATLVGLGMVGIGIALHAVLFAFFGGLICLFAGQDTWVALRGTAAAPMPWLLRHLTRMGGSYISATTAFIVVNLGRWLPAGAPSWINLLGWMAPTILGSILIARTVRYYKAKLTFRNTAPEKPAISSLE
- a CDS encoding N(4)-(beta-N-acetylglucosaminyl)-L-asparaginase is translated as MPTRRKFLASSTSLALLAVGSPLEAASLPPLPAKKPLVISTWDTGLAANLGAWKVLSKGGRALDAVEAGVMVTEDSQNCCVGLGGNPDREGIVTLDACIMDDQFNCGSVAALERIKHPISVARRIMERTPHVMLVGEGAQQFAVAQGFPLESPKLSPDAEKAYREWLKTSEYKPVVNIENTGNKKAVGPVGGANNHDTIAMLAQDAQGNLSGSCTTSGMGFKMRGRLGDSPLIGSGLFVDNAVGAAAATGQGEDVIRIAGSHTVVELMRQGLSPKAACKAAVERIAKVKGAKARDIQVCFIAVNTQGQHGAYALQKGFSYAVCDQTNQQQLIQSEYLLS
- a CDS encoding copper homeostasis protein CutC gives rise to the protein MKRVLEICANSVQSARAAQTGGAQRIELCQNLEQGGITPSHGLIQRVQEALSIPAFVLIRPRPGSFCYDADEQAIMLADITACRNLGCAGVVLGALDAAGQVDVACCQMLMAAAGSMQVTFHRAFDACADQALALETIIALGCHRLLTSGGQPSAVAGQEQLALLVRQAAGRISIMPGAGITPNNIRPLAEYTGATEFHTSAKRQVVSTAAAVPTEFDTTLPVSDATIVAELVAQLHF
- a CDS encoding ATP-binding protein produces the protein MPFPTTFVEHFLQQTPFVFFVYDVASQRVTYINSAYERLLNGHSDQVNEELADLIARVHPDDYEHAADCWQRWQAGRLHEAFELHLLTLDGSDQWLSITPYLFTDAEPGLQLGGLVQDITVTKVAMWHADKYNSKKNTTLEILSHDLAGPLAMLQQMSDYIQEAAAPLQNAELTSMIEHMRVLCRDSVNLIHDFVDHEFLDSVNVELKRERVDLVEKLRLIMEEYQASAPALHKHFVFEAKVAPLYLEIDQNKLMQAIGNLLSNSLKFTPDGGTITLRVEQQQGLAIVTVADTGIGIPQSVQAGLFEKFTHARRPGLRGERSTGLGMSIIKSIVELHQGRIYFHSQEGEGTVFTVELPLLDEQVNTPLG
- a CDS encoding glycosyltransferase family 32 protein encodes the protein MNQTSAPTIPISSLLQSRPSATEPGIPRIIHQTFMSKKLPAELQENVDNLKRLNPGWAHRLYDDDDITAFILDQYGPEVLRYYERINPHYGAARADLFRYLLVYRYGGVYLDIKSTCTAPLDKFLQPDDQYVLAHWRNKPGESHDGFGKSDEVAHIDGGEYQQWHVVAAPGHPFLKAVLETVLHNIDQYRPWRQGTGGIGVLRLTGPLAYTLAIHPLLATAPHRIVSNEADLGLQYSVYKNGSHRTVYKKNYGRLTESIVYLDRTDKVWASLYSVAKRSKHLLFGQ
- a CDS encoding response regulator, giving the protein MKKLPSVLLVDDDVAGNFLNRRLLERMRVAEHLHTAESGYEALTWLGQENMTSPSLLLLDVRMPGMSGMQFLEAYQPQRQEQAQPTVVIMLTTAMDSRDLLRLDELQIDGLVSKPLTEEKINHVLQLHFRQQLALS